The following are encoded in a window of Alosa sapidissima isolate fAloSap1 chromosome 10, fAloSap1.pri, whole genome shotgun sequence genomic DNA:
- the trim109 gene encoding tripartite motif containing 109 isoform X2, whose amino-acid sequence MASALLEHLLCPVCLSEFSDPVSLRCQHTFCRECIKAHLATSGGSGQCPECRQPFTRKHIKANRTLSNVVTAAKDQLLVQKTLEETLNSLLVETEAQKAQKAQKKQEAAELTCPQHQEKLKLFCETDHQLVCVVCRDGSNHEGHKCKPVQEKAQSCKSMLREAVAFLSEEIVNLDYMIRWQTAEIQKTKDTSREWSVWISAEFEQLHQLLREKEQEVKTHLQQEEKRVLEPMQKNLSKMTQISTKDRNTEGTLRSALNIGQHDAFLQWWTTVGRNMVEEMLDHDGSVAEGTGSTTDLRFSSELAGLNVSRDFISLGPYETHLSFFVWRDLLRNIQPVPHGEVISLWDEAYAVVTNSGRSIERTNRRGLFGLYQDYRPLAKGRSVHQQGRHYFEVEMGRKLDWGVGVCKEFPPGKLQEMVMLYRKHGSGYSVTVQGQESTLNLLHQPWRIGVYLDCDEGRVAFYDADSLVQVYTAACDKGVPLSLCLSPGAHLDGADCHALTVCCYQPTSQIDPPCWTPTGCWEEPF is encoded by the exons ATGGCTTCAGCTCTGTTGGAGCACCTCTTGTGCCCCGTGTGCTTGTCTGAGTTCAGCGATCCCGTTAGCCTGCGTTGTCAGCACACCTTCTGCAGGGAGTGCATCAAAGCTCACCTGGCAACCAGTGGTGGCTCTGGCCAGTGCCCTGAGTGCAGGCAGCCCTTCACACGGaaacacatcaaagccaaccgCACGCTGAGCAACGTGGTCACGGCTGCCAAAGATCAGCTACTGGTGCAGAAGACGCTGGAGGAGACGCTCAACAGCTTACTGGTGGAGACAGAGGCCCAGAAGGCCCAGAAGGCCCAGAAGAAGCAGGAAGCAGCCGAGCTGACGTGTCCCCAACACCAGGAGAAGCTGAAGCTCTTCTGTGAGACGGACCatcagctggtgtgtgtggtctgcAGGGATGGAAGCAACCACGAGGGACACAAGTGCAAACCTGTGCAGGAGAAGGCACAAAGCTGCAAG AGTATGTTGCGTGAAGCAGTAGCCTTCCTGTCTGAAGAGATCGTTAACCTGGACTACATGATCAGATGGCAGACTGCTGAGATCCAAAAAACTAAG GACACCTCTAGAGAGTGGTCAGTGTGGATATCGGCTGAGTTTGAGCAACTGCACCAGCtcctgagagagaaggagcaggaGGTGAAGACACACTTGCAGCAGGAAGAGAAGAGGGTGCTGGAGCCCATGCAGAAGAACCTGTCCAAGATGACACAAATCTCCACCAAGGACAGAAACACTGAGGGGACGCTCAGGTCAGCTCTGAATATCGGTCAGCACGACGCCTTCCTTCAG TGGTGGACCACAGTAGGACGCAACATGGTTGAGGAGATGCTGGATCATGATGGGTCAGTTGCTGAAGGCACTGGCAGCACAACTGATCTTAG GTTCTCATCCGAGCTGGCAGGATTGAATGTGTCTCGTGACTTCATCTCTCTGGGGCCATATGAGACACATCTCTCCTTCTTTGTGTGGAGAGACTTACTTAGAAACATTCAACCAG TACCCCATGGTGAAGTTATCTCTCTGTGGGATGAGGCCTATGCCGTGGTGACCAATAGTGGTCGTTCCATCGAGAGGACGAACAGGAGGGGTCTGTTTGGCCTGTACCAGGACTACAGGCCCCTGGCCAAGGGCCGGTCTGTCCACCAACAGGGCCGGCACTACTTTGAGGTGGAGATGGGCAGGAAGCTGGACTGGGGCGTGGGGGTGTGTAAGGAGTTTCCACCTGGCAAGCTGCAGGAGATGGTAATGTTGTACCGAAAGCATGGCAGCGGCTACAGTGTGACAGTTCAGGGTCAGGAGTCCACCCTGAACCTGCTGCATCAGCCGTGGCGGATAGGCGTGTATCTGGACTGTGATGAAGGCCGGGTGGCGTTCTATGATGCCGACAGCCTGGTGCAGGTGTACACTGCAGCGTGTGATAAAGGTGTgcccctctctctgtgcctctctcctGGAGCCCATCTGGATGGGGCAGACTGCCATgccctcactgtgtgctgctaTCAGCCTACATCTCAAATTGACCCCCCCTGCTGGACACCCACAGGCTGCTGGGAAGAGCCATTCTGA